ATCTCGCGCGTGGTGATCGGCTTGCCATCGGGCGGAAAGTGGCCGGCGAGAGCCATCTTATCGTGGGCGACCTGGGCGTGATCGCGGGCGACGCCGGTTCCGGAGACCCAGGTCTCCATGCATCCGTGCTTACCGCAATAGCAGGCGGGGCCGGGGGTTTCAGACTGCGTGGCCCAAGGGAGGGGATTGTGGCCCCACTCGCCGGCGATGCCGTTGGGGCCGCCGTGGACGTGGCCGGTGAAGGCGACGCCACCACCGCAGCCGGTGCCGAGGATGACGCCGAAGACTACTGGGGCTCCAGCGGCGGCACCGTCGGTGGCTTCGGAGACGGCGAGGCAGTTGGCGTCGTTGGCGATGCGGGCTTCGCGGCCGAGGGCGGCGCTGAAATCGCGCTGGAGCGGTTGGCCGTTGAGCCAGGTGGAGTTGGCGTTCTTGACGAGGCCGGTGCGGGCGGAGACGGTTCCGGGGATGCCGGCGCCGACGGTGGCCTTCTGGCCGACCTTGCCTTCGAGGAGGTGGACGAGATCGACCATGGCTTGCACGGTGGCGCGATAATCGTCGCGCGGAGTGTCGACGCGGTGCTTGGCGAGCTCTTTGCCTTCGTGGTCGAGAAGGACCGCCTCAATTTTGGTTCCACCCAGATCGATGCCGATGCGCATTGCGTGCTGCTCCCTGCGAAGTATGGTCCTGAAACGTTGAAACGTCCACCGTGATGGTACAGCAGCCGTGTGGTGGACGCTTGCGCGCTATGGCGCATCCCACCGAGTGAGGTGAGCGATGAAGGTTCTGGTGATTGGAGCGGCGGGAAAGACGGGCAGGCTGGTAGCGGAACGGGCGCTGGCGGCAGGACACCAGGTAACGGGACTCGTCCACAGCGACGATCCGAAGGAGGAAGAGAAGCATCCTTATCCGGCGGGGATGGAGGTCGTGCATGGGGATGTCAGGAACCCGTCGCGGCTTGAGACGGCGATGGAAGGTCACAATGCAGTGATTGACACGCTGGGTGGGAAGACGCCGTTCAAGGAGACGGACCTAGAGTCGAGTGCAGCCAGGGTGGTGATCGAGGTGATGGGCAAGGTAGGAGCGAAGCGGCTGATCGTGATCTCAGTGCTTGGGGTTGGTGACAGCAAGGAGCAGGCGGGATTCTTCTACGAGCACCTGATGATGCCGACGTTCCTGCGTGGGGCTCTGAAAGACAAGGAAGCGATGGAAGAAGAGGTCAAAAGGAGCGGGCTGGAGTGGGTGCTGGTGCGACCGCCGGTGTTGAGCGACTCGGACGCGACCGGGTCGGTGAAGGTCGTTCCGGCGGGAGAGATGGCCCATAAGATCACGCGTGGGGATCTGGCGCAGTTTCTCGTGGAACAACTGACGAGTGATGTGTATCTGGAACAGGCCGTCACGGTTGCAAACAGCTAGCGGGCGGCCGTCTTCCCTGGCTGTGCGAGTTGGTGGGGTTTCTCTTTGAGGTGAGTGATGAGGGGTCCCAGGGTGAGGCCCTGCACCAAGATTGAGAAGACCACGACGACGAAGGTGGCGACCAGGAGGAGATTGCGGCTTCCGTGGGTATCTGTCGGAAGAGCCAGCGCAAGAGCGACGGCCAGGGCTCCGCGGAGGCCGCCCCAGGTGAGGACTACGATACCGTGGGGCACCTTGCGGCGAACGCGTGCGATGAGACGGACTACGATTCCGACGCTGGCGAAGCGTGCGACGAGGACTACGGGAATGGCTATGAGGCCAGCGATGAAGTAGAGGCGGGCAAAGGGCAGCACGAGAAGCTGCAGGCCGAGCAGAAGGAAGAGGACGATGTTCATGAACTCGTCGATGAGCTCCCAGAAGCGTTCGAGGTGCTCACGGGTCTCGCGTGACATCACGGTACCTCGGGTGTGGCCGCCGATGAGCAAACCGGCGGTGACGACCTCAAGCGGTGCGGAGAGGTGCAGCGCGTCAGCGAGGGCGTAGCCACCCATGCAGAGGGCAAGCGATAGCAGGACCTCGACACGGTAGCTGTTGACAAGGGAGATGATGCGGTAGGTGAGGTAGCCGAGCACCATGCCGAGGAGGATCCCTCCGCCGGCTTCGAGCGCGAGAAGCGTCCCGAAGACCTGCGGCGAGGGGAGTTTCCCGGTTCCGGAGGCTCCGAGCAGTGCGAGAAAGACAACTGCTCCGAAACCGTCGTTGAAGAGGGATTCGCCGGCGAGTTGGACTTCAAGCTGCGGGGTCGCACCGGCGCGATGGAGGACGTCGAGCACGGCGATGGGGTCAGTGGGGGAGATGAGGGCGCCGAAGAGGAGGCAGCTTATG
This genomic window from Granulicella sibirica contains:
- a CDS encoding ROK family protein, giving the protein MRIGIDLGGTKIEAVLLDHEGKELAKHRVDTPRDDYRATVQAMVDLVHLLEGKVGQKATVGAGIPGTVSARTGLVKNANSTWLNGQPLQRDFSAALGREARIANDANCLAVSEATDGAAAGAPVVFGVILGTGCGGGVAFTGHVHGGPNGIAGEWGHNPLPWATQSETPGPACYCGKHGCMETWVSGTGVARDHAQVAHDKMALAGHFPPDGKPITTREIVAAAQAGDPEAVATLERFEDRLARGLASVIHVLDPDVIVFGGGLSRIDNLYEHLPARIAPYIFGGEFTTPLVPAKYGDASGVRGAAWLWPA
- a CDS encoding cation:proton antiporter yields the protein MSTFALLSIIVTVGALFSFVSYRFLRLPTTIGTMMLSLAAAAALIFAGHAAPSLHASAEHLVAGIDFNGVVLHGMLAFLLFAGALQLDLTRLSQERLPVTALAVGATAISTILVAALLHYALALIGIHLSAISCLLFGALISPTDPIAVLDVLHRAGATPQLEVQLAGESLFNDGFGAVVFLALLGASGTGKLPSPQVFGTLLALEAGGGILLGMVLGYLTYRIISLVNSYRVEVLLSLALCMGGYALADALHLSAPLEVVTAGLLIGGHTRGTVMSRETREHLERFWELIDEFMNIVLFLLLGLQLLVLPFARLYFIAGLIAIPVVLVARFASVGIVVRLIARVRRKVPHGIVVLTWGGLRGALAVALALALPTDTHGSRNLLLVATFVVVVFSILVQGLTLGPLITHLKEKPHQLAQPGKTAAR
- a CDS encoding NAD(P)-dependent oxidoreductase, which gives rise to MKVLVIGAAGKTGRLVAERALAAGHQVTGLVHSDDPKEEEKHPYPAGMEVVHGDVRNPSRLETAMEGHNAVIDTLGGKTPFKETDLESSAARVVIEVMGKVGAKRLIVISVLGVGDSKEQAGFFYEHLMMPTFLRGALKDKEAMEEEVKRSGLEWVLVRPPVLSDSDATGSVKVVPAGEMAHKITRGDLAQFLVEQLTSDVYLEQAVTVANS